Proteins encoded in a region of the Bacillus methanolicus genome:
- a CDS encoding glycosyl hydrolase family 18 protein gives MRKFVILLCLSLVLSGCGNGNDDKQGASEDKQQQGTSAQNKGDNSPVRIQHSQSPAKRIQEVNPAKTAHDRRPINSIGFLEPITPQQSVSDLKGVSQHLSYVAFFSYRVNADGSLVPIKDAEAISATKKSGAIPMMVITNFAEGNFSPDIAHRIFTDKTASNSLIKGVIQTMKAKGYEALNIDFEHIREKDRELYNGFLETILPQVRKAGFAVSTALAPKTSDEQGGPWHGAHDYKRHGELTDFVILMTYEWGWSGGPPMAVSPVPQVRKVLDYAVSVIPRNKIVMGAPLYGYDWTLPYKKGGKFAKRIAPEEAADLAAREGAEIHYDNESQAPWFNYIDEQNKKHVVWFENEQSMQAKFNLVKEYGLNGVAYWVLGEPFPQNWTLLEDQFIIQRH, from the coding sequence ATGAGAAAATTTGTCATTTTGCTCTGCCTTTCTCTCGTTCTTTCTGGATGCGGAAATGGAAACGATGATAAACAGGGCGCTTCTGAAGATAAACAACAACAAGGCACGTCAGCGCAGAATAAAGGGGATAACTCGCCTGTTCGTATACAGCATAGCCAATCTCCGGCAAAGCGGATTCAAGAGGTCAATCCGGCAAAGACGGCCCACGATAGAAGACCCATTAACTCGATTGGATTTCTTGAGCCGATCACCCCGCAGCAATCTGTTTCAGATTTAAAAGGGGTTAGCCAGCATTTATCATATGTAGCTTTTTTCAGTTACCGAGTGAACGCCGATGGAAGTCTTGTTCCAATTAAAGACGCTGAAGCAATTTCGGCTACTAAAAAATCCGGTGCGATTCCAATGATGGTGATCACCAACTTTGCAGAAGGAAACTTTTCTCCGGATATTGCTCATCGCATTTTTACAGATAAAACAGCCTCTAACAGCTTGATCAAAGGCGTTATTCAAACGATGAAAGCGAAAGGATACGAAGCCTTAAATATCGATTTTGAACATATTCGCGAAAAGGACCGTGAGTTGTATAACGGCTTTCTCGAAACGATCTTGCCACAGGTTCGCAAAGCCGGTTTTGCTGTTTCAACTGCATTGGCCCCTAAAACGAGCGATGAACAAGGAGGACCATGGCATGGAGCCCATGATTATAAGAGACATGGGGAGTTAACAGATTTCGTCATTCTAATGACCTATGAATGGGGGTGGTCCGGCGGTCCGCCAATGGCGGTGTCACCGGTTCCGCAAGTCCGCAAAGTGCTGGATTATGCCGTTTCCGTGATTCCGCGGAACAAAATTGTAATGGGTGCTCCATTGTATGGCTATGATTGGACTTTACCTTATAAAAAAGGCGGCAAATTCGCCAAACGAATCGCTCCTGAGGAAGCAGCTGACCTGGCAGCCAGAGAAGGAGCTGAAATTCATTATGACAATGAGTCACAGGCACCTTGGTTCAATTACATTGATGAGCAAAACAAAAAACATGTTGTCTGGTTTGAAAATGAACAGAGTATGCAGGCAAAGTTTAATCTCGTAAAAGAATACGGGCTAAATGGTGTGGCCTACTGGGTGCTTGGTG